A genomic segment from Lignipirellula cremea encodes:
- a CDS encoding dihydrodipicolinate synthase family protein produces MPIPTTDPIVVAPMPTPFDDHDQVNFAAIERNVARWLETPLTGFVLNSENGEESFLAEHERLEILRTVHRVRAGNRLLVAGIDCPAVTETLRQAEALVAAGADVLRLRIPRLTANVDGYFRQVLDRIPAPVLIIHQMAPGKFLSAGTGVGAPAEMIAGWAEHENLFGYICSDNLRFEALVQRHFPTDKRFWGANGTLLLANAATGANGACLMLGNVAPQACLDLLSAAMQGDLRKAQAIHAAIVQLDWEILSRGAAGIKAALELLGFELGSPRQPSLPCDDEGSGRIAAALKAFQAV; encoded by the coding sequence ATGCCGATTCCGACGACCGACCCGATCGTAGTCGCGCCCATGCCCACGCCGTTTGACGATCACGACCAGGTAAACTTCGCCGCGATCGAACGGAACGTCGCCCGCTGGCTGGAAACGCCTTTGACCGGCTTTGTACTCAACTCGGAAAACGGCGAAGAAAGCTTCCTGGCGGAGCACGAACGCCTGGAGATCCTGCGCACCGTCCACCGCGTGCGTGCGGGCAACCGGTTGCTGGTCGCCGGCATCGACTGCCCTGCCGTGACGGAAACCCTGCGTCAGGCCGAGGCGCTGGTCGCCGCAGGAGCCGACGTGCTGCGTCTGCGGATTCCCCGCCTCACGGCGAATGTCGACGGCTACTTCCGCCAGGTGCTGGATCGTATCCCGGCGCCGGTTCTGATCATTCATCAGATGGCGCCCGGCAAGTTCCTCAGCGCCGGAACGGGCGTCGGCGCGCCAGCGGAAATGATCGCCGGCTGGGCGGAGCACGAGAATCTGTTCGGCTATATCTGCTCCGACAACCTGCGTTTCGAAGCGCTCGTACAGCGTCACTTCCCCACCGACAAACGCTTCTGGGGCGCCAACGGCACGCTGTTGCTGGCCAACGCAGCGACCGGCGCCAATGGCGCCTGCCTGATGCTGGGGAATGTTGCTCCACAGGCGTGCCTGGATCTGCTGTCCGCCGCCATGCAAGGTGATCTGCGCAAGGCCCAGGCGATCCACGCCGCGATCGTGCAGTTGGACTGGGAGATCTTGTCGCGGGGAGCGGCCGGCATCAAGGCCGCGCTCGAACTGCTGGGCTTTGAGCTGGGCTCGCCCCGCCAGCCTTCGCTTCCCTGCGACGACGAAGGAAGTGGCCGCATCGCGGCCGCTTTGAAGGCGTTCCAGGCCGTTTAA
- a CDS encoding MFS transporter, with the protein MDFLATPARRKVLFAALYFSEGAPIGFIWLALPTRLRHTGVPIEEITWLTAAAVIPWTFKFAWAPLVDLLRTRFWTLRCWVIAAQCLMLAAMAPLLWLDLEQHFSLIAACILCHAWAAATQDVAIDALCIATTDPIERGRLNGVMQTGMLLGRALLGGGALVLAGVLGETGVVALLLAAIGLPMCLAAMSQIPEEEKVPDKRLGPRAAHVLAAMRTALCRRNTWLGLAFALFGGAAFKSLEVVLGPFLHDRGYSKQEIGWFAAGPMILMMIVGSLLGGWLADRMGKRRLTAAALGLMVLTIAALAGSDLAANNGVARLPAKAEATEATAEETSVPSTAEQPAEEPKLKGGRHLLVILSLVALGIGLLTAASYAMFMDLTQRSIAATQFSAFMGATNGCESWSSFAIGQMIVAYGYPWAMLAMCGVSAASVPLLLFMRTEEEEPALASSATSLDDHDEARRMPQDGFD; encoded by the coding sequence ATGGACTTTCTGGCTACGCCTGCCCGCCGCAAGGTGCTGTTTGCAGCGTTATATTTCAGTGAAGGCGCTCCGATCGGCTTTATCTGGTTGGCGCTGCCGACGCGACTGCGGCACACCGGCGTGCCGATCGAAGAGATCACCTGGCTGACCGCCGCGGCCGTGATTCCCTGGACGTTCAAGTTTGCCTGGGCCCCGCTGGTCGATCTGCTGCGCACCCGATTCTGGACGCTGCGCTGCTGGGTCATCGCGGCCCAGTGCCTGATGCTGGCGGCGATGGCCCCTTTGCTGTGGCTGGACCTGGAGCAGCACTTCAGCCTGATTGCCGCCTGCATCCTCTGCCATGCCTGGGCGGCGGCGACGCAGGATGTGGCGATCGACGCCCTGTGCATCGCCACGACCGATCCCATCGAACGGGGACGCCTCAACGGCGTGATGCAAACCGGCATGCTGCTGGGACGCGCCCTGCTGGGAGGCGGCGCGCTCGTTCTGGCCGGCGTGCTGGGAGAAACGGGGGTGGTGGCCTTGCTGCTCGCCGCAATCGGCTTGCCCATGTGCCTGGCCGCCATGTCGCAGATTCCGGAGGAAGAAAAGGTTCCCGATAAACGCCTGGGCCCGCGCGCAGCGCACGTGCTGGCCGCGATGCGGACGGCCCTTTGCCGCCGCAATACCTGGCTGGGGCTGGCGTTCGCCTTGTTCGGCGGCGCGGCATTCAAGTCGCTGGAAGTGGTGCTGGGTCCGTTCCTCCACGACCGGGGCTACAGCAAGCAGGAGATCGGCTGGTTCGCCGCCGGACCGATGATCCTGATGATGATTGTCGGCTCGCTGCTGGGCGGCTGGCTGGCGGACCGCATGGGGAAACGCCGACTGACGGCAGCCGCGCTGGGTCTGATGGTGCTGACCATTGCCGCCCTGGCCGGTAGCGATCTGGCCGCAAATAACGGCGTCGCACGACTGCCCGCCAAGGCGGAAGCGACCGAGGCAACGGCGGAAGAAACCTCGGTTCCGTCGACTGCCGAACAACCGGCAGAAGAACCGAAGCTAAAAGGCGGACGTCACTTGCTAGTGATCTTGTCCCTGGTCGCCCTGGGCATCGGCCTGCTGACGGCCGCTTCGTACGCCATGTTTATGGACCTCACGCAGCGCTCGATCGCCGCCACCCAGTTCAGCGCGTTCATGGGCGCGACGAACGGTTGCGAATCCTGGTCGAGCTTCGCCATCGGACAAATGATCGTCGCTTACGGCTATCCCTGGGCGATGCTGGCGATGTGCGGGGTGTCAGCGGCGTCGGTCCCGCTCCTGCTCTTCATGCGGACGGAAGAGGAGGAGCCGGCGCTCGCTTCGTCCGCAACTTCGCTCGACGATCACGACGAAGCGCGCCGCATGCCCCAGGACGGCTTCGATTGA
- a CDS encoding ABC transporter permease: MSESANGSQNAWWRRLPFGEVALVAAIVFVLLVATALDSSHSYLAKPAYNARNIMRDTALLGIFAVGAAVVIIAGGIDLSSGSMIALSGTVCACIMTALAPEEMRQLKPVGWPVVLCGVTGALASGLLVGTLHAWLITSIRLPPFVATLATLVGLRSIARALCEFTTFAMAPPDASLTKASLISVHDPIFTWIREHVWAPALAFALLAAVTWIVLNWTVLGRHLHALGGNEQAARLSGIRTENVKWAAYCFASFTAAVAGIFYVANEGVAAPVNQGQGDELNGIAAAVVGGCSLQGGIGTMSGTVLGALFLRVVIDAVGKVIKSGADVFEGTIVGLVVVAAVTFSQIQHVWNSGRDLFGGWLGLASIPVLSIFLGLVVTLFSAPRQGVSAGLSLGVLAFVVMLALLIVARFREQSRDLRR, encoded by the coding sequence ATGAGCGAATCCGCGAATGGTTCCCAGAACGCCTGGTGGCGGCGACTGCCCTTTGGCGAAGTCGCCCTGGTGGCGGCGATTGTGTTCGTCCTGCTGGTCGCCACGGCTTTGGATTCCAGCCATAGCTACCTGGCCAAGCCGGCCTACAACGCCCGTAATATCATGCGGGATACGGCCCTGCTGGGCATCTTTGCCGTCGGCGCCGCCGTGGTGATTATCGCCGGCGGCATCGATTTGTCGTCAGGTTCCATGATTGCCCTGAGCGGGACCGTCTGCGCTTGCATCATGACGGCCTTGGCCCCGGAAGAGATGCGCCAGCTTAAACCCGTCGGCTGGCCCGTGGTGCTTTGCGGGGTAACCGGCGCGCTCGCTTCGGGACTGCTGGTCGGGACGCTGCATGCCTGGCTGATCACCTCGATACGTCTGCCCCCGTTTGTGGCTACGCTGGCGACGCTGGTTGGGTTGCGGAGCATCGCCAGGGCGCTGTGCGAGTTCACCACGTTCGCCATGGCGCCGCCCGACGCTTCGCTCACCAAGGCTTCGCTCATCAGCGTTCACGATCCGATCTTCACCTGGATCCGGGAGCATGTCTGGGCGCCGGCGCTGGCCTTTGCCCTGCTGGCCGCCGTCACCTGGATCGTGCTTAACTGGACGGTACTGGGCCGACACCTCCATGCGCTAGGCGGGAACGAACAGGCCGCGAGGCTGTCGGGCATCCGGACCGAGAACGTCAAATGGGCCGCCTACTGCTTTGCCTCCTTTACGGCCGCCGTCGCCGGCATTTTCTATGTCGCCAACGAAGGCGTCGCCGCGCCGGTGAACCAGGGACAAGGGGACGAACTCAACGGCATCGCCGCCGCAGTGGTGGGCGGATGCAGCCTGCAGGGAGGCATCGGCACCATGTCGGGCACCGTGCTGGGGGCCTTGTTCCTGCGGGTGGTGATCGACGCCGTGGGAAAGGTCATCAAGTCGGGCGCCGACGTGTTCGAAGGGACGATCGTCGGTCTGGTGGTGGTGGCGGCCGTCACCTTTAGCCAGATCCAGCATGTGTGGAACAGCGGCCGCGACCTGTTTGGCGGGTGGCTAGGGCTGGCGTCCATCCCGGTGCTTTCCATCTTCCTGGGGCTGGTCGTTACGCTTTTCTCGGCCCCGCGTCAGGGCGTTTCCGCCGGCCTGTCGCTGGGGGTGCTGGCGTTTGTCGTGATGCTGGCGTTACTTATTGTCGCCCGTTTTCGCGAACAGTCCCGCGATCTTCGCCGTTAA
- a CDS encoding substrate-binding domain-containing protein — MFASLVRSIVGFSLLLAVVCVAGCSSGGDGAPTVKRVVFLNNTDSPFWDAFRAGLNEGEKEFKLADSHLKVSWESNDGETQSQIEKLRQFAAQTDIAAVGISVLQADNPAIAGEIKNLRNQGVKVITVDGDINRELFPDVRDYYIGTDNTIGGKVLGTAVRELLKAKGGDGGCYVQFAGYTDNDNARSRMDGVKEAIGDVSEERDRMPDQTKRDKAANNVRNALNHEDLKALVGIWSYNATAITDVVQDKGVRDQVIIGCFDAEPGAIEAMSNGLIDVIVVQDPYNMGRQTARLLQALVVDDKATVKEMFPTPDQVGGDNFTTALRVVRLDEKSPLELSAFEGVVAEENFMTLEQFKAWLDKYGLSGS, encoded by the coding sequence ATGTTTGCATCCCTCGTTCGTTCGATTGTCGGGTTCAGCCTGTTACTGGCAGTCGTTTGCGTGGCAGGTTGTTCCAGCGGCGGCGACGGCGCCCCGACGGTGAAGCGAGTCGTCTTTTTAAATAACACCGACTCGCCCTTCTGGGACGCCTTTCGGGCGGGACTCAACGAAGGCGAAAAAGAGTTCAAGCTGGCGGACTCCCATCTGAAGGTGTCCTGGGAATCGAACGACGGCGAGACCCAGAGCCAGATCGAGAAACTTCGTCAGTTCGCGGCGCAGACCGACATCGCCGCCGTCGGCATCTCCGTCCTGCAGGCCGACAACCCGGCCATCGCGGGCGAGATCAAGAACCTGCGGAACCAGGGCGTCAAGGTCATCACGGTCGATGGCGATATCAACCGCGAGCTTTTTCCCGACGTCCGCGATTACTACATCGGCACCGACAATACGATCGGCGGCAAGGTGCTCGGCACGGCAGTCCGCGAACTGCTTAAAGCGAAGGGCGGCGACGGCGGCTGCTATGTGCAGTTTGCCGGCTACACCGACAACGACAACGCCCGCAGCCGGATGGATGGCGTCAAAGAAGCGATCGGCGACGTCAGCGAAGAACGGGACCGCATGCCCGACCAGACAAAACGCGACAAAGCCGCCAACAACGTGCGGAACGCCTTGAACCACGAAGACCTGAAAGCACTTGTCGGCATCTGGTCGTATAACGCCACCGCCATCACCGATGTGGTACAGGACAAAGGGGTGCGGGACCAGGTGATCATCGGCTGTTTTGACGCCGAACCCGGCGCGATCGAAGCAATGTCCAACGGTTTGATCGATGTGATCGTCGTCCAGGATCCGTACAACATGGGCCGACAGACCGCCCGCCTGCTGCAGGCGCTCGTCGTGGACGACAAGGCAACGGTGAAAGAAATGTTCCCCACGCCCGATCAGGTCGGCGGCGACAACTTCACCACCGCATTACGGGTGGTGCGGCTCGATGAGAAGTCGCCCCTGGAGCTGTCGGCCTTTGAAGGCGTGGTCGCGGAAGAAAATTTCATGACGCTGGAACAGTTCAAAGCATGGCTCGATAAATATGGATTAAGCGGTTCATGA
- a CDS encoding THUMP-like domain-containing protein produces the protein MNLEDYRWLASAAAEPYLTAAASGDLAGPRQSQRWRQDLSAAQTQLIVEQLELRRRAQAKFGDAASRLLFTRKRLEQATSLRIGRYKASRFPAGLAVDLCCGLGGDLLALGARGPAIGVERDPVAALLAAYNAQAMGVQVRLQTGDATAFPVAEAAAWHIDPDRRPGGKRTTQVAAMLPGQAEIDRLLASNPSACIKLAPATEPPPAWCDQAEREWIGEQRECKGLLAWFGPLALRPGQRRATIVDGDVPRTVEGSGDAPRPRYGDLAEYLFEPHAAVLAAGLADELAAEHGLRRFGDGGYLTGDAPLQDAALAGFRVIERLPLDGKRIRAALRESHWRVTEMKARGVPLDERLLKRLRSLPGTQPAVLLLTPTQERRCAVLAERLPGN, from the coding sequence TTGAACCTGGAGGATTATCGCTGGCTGGCAAGCGCTGCGGCGGAACCGTATCTGACCGCTGCTGCATCGGGGGACCTTGCCGGACCGCGCCAGTCGCAGCGCTGGCGCCAGGATCTATCGGCTGCGCAAACGCAGTTGATCGTAGAACAGCTTGAGCTGCGGCGGCGGGCCCAGGCCAAGTTTGGCGATGCGGCGTCCCGCCTGCTGTTTACGCGGAAGCGACTGGAACAGGCGACGTCGCTGCGAATTGGTCGGTATAAAGCGTCCCGTTTTCCGGCAGGCCTGGCGGTCGATCTATGCTGCGGCCTGGGCGGCGATCTGCTCGCTCTGGGAGCCCGCGGCCCGGCGATCGGCGTGGAGCGGGATCCGGTCGCGGCGCTGCTGGCCGCGTATAACGCCCAGGCCATGGGCGTCCAGGTGCGACTGCAGACGGGCGATGCGACGGCCTTTCCAGTGGCGGAGGCGGCGGCGTGGCATATCGACCCGGATCGTCGTCCAGGCGGGAAACGGACAACGCAGGTCGCTGCCATGCTGCCGGGCCAGGCGGAGATCGACCGGTTGCTGGCCTCGAACCCGTCGGCCTGCATCAAACTGGCCCCGGCGACCGAGCCGCCGCCGGCCTGGTGCGATCAGGCGGAGCGGGAATGGATCGGCGAACAGCGGGAGTGCAAAGGGCTGCTGGCATGGTTTGGCCCGCTGGCCCTGCGGCCGGGGCAGCGGCGGGCGACGATCGTCGATGGGGACGTCCCCCGTACGGTCGAAGGGTCGGGCGACGCGCCGCGACCGCGCTATGGGGATCTCGCGGAATATCTTTTCGAACCGCATGCGGCCGTGCTGGCGGCGGGGCTGGCGGACGAACTGGCCGCGGAGCATGGGCTGCGTCGCTTTGGCGACGGTGGATATTTGACAGGGGATGCACCGCTCCAGGACGCCGCGCTCGCCGGCTTTCGCGTGATCGAACGGCTGCCGCTGGACGGCAAACGGATCCGGGCCGCTTTGAGGGAGAGTCACTGGCGCGTGACGGAAATGAAAGCCCGAGGCGTGCCGCTGGACGAACGGCTGCTCAAGCGACTGCGATCCCTGCCGGGAACGCAGCCGGCCGTACTGCTGCTGACTCCTACCCAGGAGCGGCGCTGCGCCGTGCTGGCGGAACGCCTGCCGGGGAATTAA
- a CDS encoding two-component system sensor histidine kinase NtrB, producing the protein MPVRISALSRALQSPGRLLAMMLVVVFAVEVAVMLLLPHIVPRSIDETGAALLDAMLLTLVCAPVLWWVVVGPLRRIAIQEQARSETIVANAGEGILTLSPGGQITSANRSAGLLFQQTVESLVGQEIRQVLPDLALDRLATQQGVRGEGVRRDGSRFPVQVSLTRLPQESGSAFIAILHDLTEAERNEREKVLAARQTEALRAQQMATLAQLATGVAHEIRNPLTSIKMLIQVNRTKFAENGLPTEDLELVEQEIRRMERSVNSLLEYGRPEPGEFRSFDLRETIVKTERLLEGRSSAAQVTIEKNLPDAPLLVVGDPNQLQQLLLNLSLNACDAMETGGVLRFEMTAQGDSVLVAVSDTGSGIQADILDQLFLPFQTTKKNGVGLGLGICRRIAETHRGRLEGRNQPAGGALFELTLPLSPAAGKDA; encoded by the coding sequence ATGCCTGTTCGCATTTCGGCCCTGTCGCGCGCGCTGCAGTCCCCTGGCCGGCTGCTGGCGATGATGCTGGTGGTGGTGTTCGCCGTGGAAGTAGCCGTCATGCTGCTGCTGCCGCACATCGTCCCCCGCTCCATCGACGAAACGGGCGCCGCCCTGCTCGACGCCATGCTGCTGACGCTTGTCTGCGCTCCCGTGTTGTGGTGGGTCGTCGTCGGTCCGCTGCGCCGTATCGCCATCCAGGAGCAGGCCCGTTCGGAAACAATCGTAGCGAACGCCGGCGAAGGCATCCTCACCCTGAGCCCCGGCGGTCAGATCACTTCGGCCAATCGCAGCGCCGGACTGCTCTTCCAGCAAACAGTCGAAAGCCTCGTCGGCCAGGAAATCCGCCAGGTCCTGCCCGACCTGGCGCTCGATCGGCTGGCGACCCAGCAAGGCGTCCGCGGCGAGGGCGTCCGCCGCGACGGCAGCCGGTTTCCCGTGCAGGTGTCCTTGACCCGCCTGCCGCAGGAATCGGGCTCGGCGTTTATCGCCATTCTTCACGACCTGACCGAAGCGGAACGGAACGAACGGGAAAAGGTGCTGGCCGCCCGACAGACCGAGGCGCTCCGCGCCCAGCAGATGGCGACACTGGCGCAACTGGCGACTGGCGTCGCGCACGAGATCCGCAACCCGCTGACCTCTATCAAAATGCTCATCCAGGTGAATCGCACCAAGTTCGCCGAAAACGGACTGCCGACCGAGGACCTGGAGCTGGTGGAACAGGAAATTCGCCGGATGGAACGTTCCGTCAACAGCCTGCTGGAATACGGACGTCCCGAACCGGGCGAGTTCCGCTCGTTCGATCTCCGCGAGACGATCGTCAAAACAGAACGGCTCCTCGAAGGCCGTTCCAGCGCCGCCCAGGTGACGATCGAAAAGAACCTGCCGGACGCGCCGCTGCTGGTCGTCGGCGACCCCAACCAGCTGCAGCAACTGCTGCTGAACTTATCGCTGAATGCGTGCGATGCGATGGAGACCGGAGGCGTGCTGCGGTTCGAAATGACGGCCCAGGGCGACTCGGTCCTCGTCGCCGTTTCCGACACCGGCAGCGGCATTCAGGCCGACATCCTCGACCAGCTTTTCCTCCCCTTTCAAACGACCAAGAAAAACGGCGTGGGACTGGGGCTGGGAATCTGCCGACGCATTGCCGAAACCCATCGCGGCCGGCTTGAGGGCCGAAACCAGCCGGCCGGCGGCGCCCTGTTTGAACTGACTTTGCCGCTATCCCCTGCCGCCGGAAAGGATGCCTGA
- a CDS encoding sigma-54-dependent transcriptional regulator codes for MPRLLVIDDEAAIRHAFDRAFASEETEVVVAETAAEGERLFAQISPDVVVLDLRLPDKSGLDCFRRLREIDARIPVIFITGHGTVEAAIEATKLGAYDYLFKPLELVELQTLVAKAFNLSRMIRVQPVLPGVDQPDTGETIVGRCKAMKDVYTTIGRVAPQDITVLLLGESGSGKELIAQAIYHHSSRASGPFQAINCAAIPDTLLESEIFGHERGAFTGADRVRIGKLEQANGGTLFLDEVGDMSPLTQAKLLRVLQNQTFERVGGNELIRVDVRLIAATNHDLNQLVAEGLFRSDLYFRLNGMHIQLPPLRDRDEDLGLLAEHFLRRYSTAFGKEVRSVAPETLERLRAYHWPGNVRELENVIKQSLLQARGTVLLPQFLPDLTAGRAMPLSDQGPQQFLTQQFVAERIAADSHDLHGEAIALVERQLFEQVLAHTHGNQLQAASILGISRVTLRSKIRILEIDVSQFTS; via the coding sequence ATGCCGCGATTACTGGTCATCGACGACGAAGCCGCCATCCGTCATGCTTTTGACCGAGCGTTCGCCAGCGAAGAAACGGAGGTCGTCGTCGCCGAAACCGCGGCCGAAGGGGAGCGGCTGTTCGCACAGATCTCCCCCGATGTGGTCGTGCTGGATTTGCGACTGCCCGACAAGTCGGGGCTCGACTGCTTCCGGCGGCTGCGCGAGATCGACGCCCGCATCCCGGTGATTTTCATCACCGGCCACGGCACCGTCGAGGCCGCCATCGAAGCGACCAAACTGGGAGCGTACGACTACCTGTTCAAGCCGCTGGAACTGGTCGAACTGCAGACACTGGTCGCCAAGGCGTTCAACCTCAGCCGGATGATCCGCGTGCAGCCCGTGCTGCCGGGCGTCGACCAGCCCGACACAGGGGAAACGATCGTCGGCCGTTGCAAGGCCATGAAGGACGTCTACACCACCATCGGCCGCGTGGCGCCGCAGGACATTACTGTGCTGCTGCTGGGCGAAAGCGGCTCCGGCAAGGAACTGATCGCCCAGGCGATCTACCATCACAGCTCCCGCGCGTCGGGCCCCTTCCAGGCCATCAATTGCGCTGCCATCCCCGACACGCTGCTGGAAAGCGAAATCTTCGGCCATGAACGCGGCGCCTTTACCGGCGCCGATCGCGTGCGGATCGGCAAGCTGGAACAGGCCAACGGAGGGACGCTGTTTCTCGACGAAGTCGGCGACATGTCCCCGCTGACGCAGGCGAAACTTCTGCGCGTGCTGCAGAACCAGACCTTTGAAAGGGTCGGCGGCAACGAGCTGATCCGCGTCGACGTGCGGCTGATCGCCGCTACCAACCATGACCTGAATCAACTGGTCGCCGAAGGGCTGTTCCGGTCCGATCTGTACTTTCGCCTGAACGGCATGCACATCCAACTGCCACCCCTGCGCGACCGGGATGAAGATCTGGGCCTGCTGGCTGAGCATTTTTTGCGACGCTACTCCACGGCGTTTGGCAAGGAAGTTCGCTCGGTGGCGCCGGAAACGCTGGAGCGGTTACGTGCATACCACTGGCCCGGTAACGTACGAGAGCTGGAAAATGTGATCAAACAGTCGCTCCTGCAGGCCCGTGGCACGGTCTTGCTGCCGCAGTTCCTGCCCGACCTGACGGCCGGCCGCGCCATGCCGCTGTCAGACCAGGGACCCCAACAGTTCCTGACGCAGCAGTTTGTGGCCGAGCGGATCGCAGCCGACTCGCACGACCTGCACGGCGAAGCGATCGCCCTGGTCGAACGCCAGCTGTTCGAGCAGGTGCTGGCCCACACCCATGGCAACCAGCTGCAGGCCGCTTCCATCCTTGGCATCTCCCGCGTCACGCTGCGCAGCAAGATCCGCATTCTGGAGATCGATGTCAGCCAGTTTACGTCGTAG